A stretch of DNA from Sulfolobales archaeon:
CATAGAAGAAGGGAGAGCTAAGTATCCGGATCCTATATGGGTTGCTGATAAGACTGAAGCACTGATTCTCAGAGGAGAGGATCTTAAGAATGTGAAGATTCTAGTAACAGCCGGACCTACTAGAGAGCATCTGGATCCTGTGAGGTTTATATCTAATCCAAGCACCGGTAAGATGGGTGTTGCAGTAGCTTCTGAAGCACATTATAGAGGTGCTGATGTAATGCTGATCCACGGCCCCCTTACCATACAATCTCCTCCTTGGATCTCTCGCGAGGAGGTAACTTCGGCAGATGAGATGCTAAAAGCTGTTCTCAAGCATATTAGAAGAGAGAATCCACATGCAATCATACTATCAGCTGCACCAGCTGATTATAGGTTCTCTAGAAGAGAAGATAAGAAGATACCCAGTGAAATAGCCAAGATAGAGGTGGCACTTGAAGCAACACCAAAAATAGCATCTCTCGTCAGAAAAGAAGCTAGCGAGAGCATTATCGTGGGCTTTGCCGCAGAAACAGTCTCATCAGAAGAAGAGCTTATAGAGAAGGCCTTGAAGAAGCTGGATAAGTACAGCTTTGATTTTATAATGGCAAACATAGTCGGAGCTCCTGGCACAGGTTTTGGAGCTGATACCGATTTAGGAGTTCTAATAGATTCTAGCGGTAGGATTATCAAAAAAGGTTTCATGCTTAAGCGTGAGTGGGCTAGACTAATACTAGATATGGTGAGAGAAAGAATCCTTAGAAAGAAGGTTCTTTAACAGCTTAGTAGACCTCTTTCTTTATGATATAAAGCTTTGCTATCTAATAATCTCTTGAGAGGTATTCTAATGAAGAGAAGACACACCTGCATAGTATGTGGAAGAGTCTTTCCAGAAGGCCAGGGTGTGATCCTTAAAATAGGTGAGAATCAACTGACATTTCATAGCAAATCTTGCGCTATTAAATTCATCAGATATTACCTAGATCTTCTAGATCTTCAGTGCGCTGAAAAAAGTTTAAGAAAAGCTGTTGAAGATTTTGAGAAGATTCGAGAGAATAGAACTAGAAAGAAATTCCTTGAAGAGTAGATCTCTCTAAATTCATAGGATTCTTAGAGAATTTCTAAATAGTGTGATTCTAATACTCTCAATACCTCCTCTCTTTATAATGCTGAGATATATGTTTCCAGATCTATCCGGATTAAGCCACTCCGATTTTAAGCCTATTAATGCAGCTTCTAGACCTTCTTCAATATAGTTTCTAAACCCAAATATCTCTCCACCATATACCGTAGCATACTTGAGCACCTCACGAGGATCAAAACCAAAGTGTTTTAATCTCATGACATCTACTAATACCTCTGCCTCTCTCCATAGATCTGGTTTAATCCATCCTGCATTATCTGTTCCAAGACCTATTCTAAGATCTTCTATCTCGAACATATTCTTATTAACCTCCCCAGATCCGAACCACATATTGCTTCTAGGACATATTATAAGACTCACCCCTCGATCCCTTAGCTCTAACAACTCGTCAAAGCTTAGATAAATCCCGTGAACCACAGCCCTAAGCCTTCTCAAATCTCTTAATCTCTCGAAATCTCTTTCTTCTCTAACATCTCTAGTCTCAGCTACGTGAGATATAATCCACGCATCATGTTCTCTTGCATAGGAATCTATTAATTTTAATAACTCATGATCATAGTAGTGAGGAGAAGAAATACCAATCCATTTTGTCATACTAAGTGCTTCTCTTATCTCTTTTTCCAAGGAATCTCTAGACTCCGGATCTGGCATATAAGATGGAATATAGATCATATCATTAAAACTTTCTCCAGCCTTCACACCCTGTCTGAGACCTTTCAATCCCATCTCTCTAAAGTCATTCAACATCATAACACCAGAATCTCTGGAAAGTCTGAGAGCTCTAGCTATATATCCTGGAACCTCTTTCTCGAATTTTCTGAGCATGATATATTTAAGACCGTAAGGTTCTCCAACAAGAGAGTCTATATCGAGATCCCATCCAACCTCTTCAAAACCTATGTCAGCCATATGAATGTGCGAGTTGACTAGAGGGGGCATTATAATACCACCCCTGAGATCTATTCTAATAGTTCTCGAATCCATAGATGTTGAGAAGCCTTTCAAACCTATACTACCTATAATACCATCCTCAACGTATATCGAAACATTTCTCTTAATCTCAAGTTCTCTACCCATTAGAAGTATATCTGCTTCTATGATATACCTCATATGATTCTAACTCCATAAACCTATACTCTGGGGTATAGTATAAATCTTATCTTAGTATAGATCCTCATCTTGAGCTCTTAGATAAAGTCCTAAATCTATTATATTATAAACCACAGGTCTTCTCATATAATCTCTCGTTCTGGGCCATCTCAGGATCTCATCAGCGTCTTCCGCAGCAAACCCCACACCCACAACTCTATTATCTGATCTATCTATCACCGCTACCGTAAGCTTTTTTCTAAAAGGCCTCAAGATTTCTACAACACTCTCGTAAAGCAGATCCCTGCCATAGAGAAACACCCTTACACCCTCTTCTCTAGCGATAACGGCACCTCTCACAGTGTCTAGGGTTCCATATAGAAGTTCTAAAAATCTTGGTGATGGTATGAACAACTCTCCATATATCAACCCTATGAGAACTCCCGCGGCTTGAATCTCCACACCTCTATCATATAATCCAAAGATTCTCTCCAGCAGTCTTTCTTCAACAAGATACATGCGTTTACAAGGCTCTTCAAAACACAATATTACTGAGTCTAGTCTTTTGAGAACCTCTTCTAACGCTACTTCGAATACCTCTCTAATATAAAGATCTAATGATCTTAGTTCTTTATAAGACCTTATAACTCTCATCATAATCTACTTCCGTCTGAGAACACATATAAAGTATCCTTCCATAGAATGCCTATGAGGCCATACTCTAACACATTTCTCAACTTCTGGAGAAAACTCCAGACCTAGAAAACCTCTCAAACCTCTAGACCACATATTAAAAACTGGAGATACCACTTCAACCTGTTTATCATAGTGCTCGAGAATTTTGGAAACAACATACTCGTTTTCCTCGGGAGCTATAGAACATGTAGCGTAAACTATAACACCTCCCGGTGCTAATGCTTCTATAGATGAGGATAGGATCTCTATCTCTCTTGAGACAAGCTTGGCAAGAGTTTCATAGTCTGTTCTATATCTCCTACTACGATCAAACATTATAGCTCCCTCAGCGCTACAAGGAGCGTCTACAAGAATCTTCTTAAGCTCTTCTCTGAATATCTCATGAGTTTTTCTAGCATCGAATCTTGTTATTACATAGCTTCTAAGACCAAGCCTGTCTAGATTGAATCTCAGAGCTTTAAGACGTTCTCTGGAGATATCATTAGATATAACCAAACCTCGATCCTTCTTAAGTATTATCATGTAAATACTCTTACCTCCTGGAGCTGCACAACAATCAAGTATATCCTCATCCTCTCTGGGTTCTATCAAGAGAGGTGGGATTAGCGATGCAGGGTCTCTATAGATATAGTAGTAGCCTTTCATAAACTCATGTGTTGAACCTAGGGTAGGAGATCTAGGACTTCTTATAACTCTATAAGCATAGGAAGACCATAGGATCTTCTCAAGACCGAAACCCTGATCTACAAGCCTATTAACAAGCTCGCTACATTCAATTCTCATAGGATTACACACTATAGCAGGTTTATAGAGATCTTTTTTATCAAAAGATTCGAGAAGTTCTATAGTCTCGCTCTCACCAAGCATATCTACATACCTAGCAATCATATAGGGTAGGAATCTATACTTCTCAGAGATCTTTCTAACCTCATCCGACACCTTGACCCTATCCTTAAACTCCTCATAGATCCTAGAATAGCTGATGTTTAGCACCATATCCTATGATTACTAACTCTAGCAAGTTCTTAAGAAAGCTATACACAATATAGCTACACTTCTAAAACCCCCACCACTCTAAACCTAGTATAGAGGTTTTGACTTATAAAGCCTTTAAACAAGTGTTTAGATTGGATGAAGGGGGGTGGGGGAGCACCTAGTTCTTGAGGATATATGGAAGTATTATGGAAATAATCCTGTTTTGAGTGGTATATGGCTATCCGTCGAGAAAGGAGAATTCTTCGTCTTGGTAGGACCTTCAGGTTCTGGAAAGACTACTATACTCAGGATCATAGCAGGCTTTGAGGAACCTACCAGAGGTTTTATTGTATTAAATGGTGAGAAGATTAACGGCAAGCCTCCTAACAAGAGAAATCTGGGTGTGCTGTTTCAAAGACCAGCTTTGTTTCCTCATATGAATGTATACGAGAATATAGCCTTTGGTCTTAGAGTTAGGAGATGGTCTGAAGAAAGGATCAGAGCTAGAGTTAGAGAGCTACTCGAACTAGTAGGATTAGATCCTGCGACCTACGAGAGGAGAATGCCTCATCAATTGAGTGGCGGCGAGCAACAGAGAGTTGCACTGGCAAGAGCTCTAGCTCCGGATCCTGAGATTATTCTTCTAGATGAGCCTCTCAACTTCTTAGATTATATGCTTAAGAAGAAAGCCATCTCCGAGTTTAAAAGACTTCATAGAGAGCTTGGAAAGACTCTATTCTATATAACCCACGATCAGTGGGAGGCTATGTCTCTTGCAGATAGAATAGCTGTCATCTACAAGGGTGTGATCCAGCAGGTGGGAAAACCTAGAGAAATCTATGAGAAACCTAAGAACTTGTTTGTAGCATCTTTCATAGGAGATAACAATCTCCTCGAGGGTTTGATCTCTGATAATAAAATATATATACCATCTCTCCATATAGCTTTAGAAAATATAGATGGCTACGAGAATAGAGAGAATAGAAAGATTTCAATCGCTATAAGACCTGAGAATATCATAGCTAGGAAATGCGATGAAGAGAATACCGGTGGAAGAGGTGTTATCAGGGGAAGGATATTAGAAAAGACCTACCTAGGATCAATTACGATGCTAAAGATTTTAGTAGGAGATAAAGAGATTATAGCAAGACATGAAGGCGAAGATGTGGAACCTGGCGATACGGTATGTCTAGATATTAACGAGGAGAAAATAATTGTATTCGAATAACTTGCAAGAAGATCTTCTTCATAGAGAGTAATATGATATGAAGTCTTTCATAGGATACAAACTACTGCAAGTGTTAAGGGATCCTCTTAGTATAGTGCTTCTCATAGTATTTCTCTACATGCTGATCTTTCTATACATACCGCTTGCAGTATCTGTAGGAGAGATACTTCTGGGCGGCGGTGTAAATACTGGTATAATAGCGAACTCTCTCCCCATACTGGTAAGATCTGTTTTAATAGCTCTTATATCATCGGCCCTATGTCTTCTTATAGCAATCCCCATATCATATTTACTCTCCTTCTACACGAAACCTCTTGAGAAAAATATGTTTATAGTACTTATTTTAGCACCTTACTGGGTTGGCAGTCTTCTCAAGATATATGCCCTAGCATACTTAATCCTGGTTCTCGAGAGTATAGCTGGAACGAGAATACTCTATACAGAGACATCTCTATATATAGGTCTTATCTACAACTATTCTCCACTGGCTATAATACCAATATTCTTGTCTATGGAGAGAATCGATAGAACTCATATAGAAACCTCTAGAAGTCTCGGAGCAGGTGCTCTGTACACTCTTTTTAGAGTTATACTTCCAATAAGTTCTCCGGGAATCACTTCTGCGTTCTTCCTAGTCTTCGCAGGAGTTGTAGGAGAAGTTGTGGTTCCTCAGATTCTTATGGGAGCTTCAAACTATATGGTAGGACAGTGGATCTATCAGCTCACGTTTTCTTTCCACAGGCTTTCTGACGCATCTCTACTTTCAATGCTTTATTTAATACTCACACTAGCTCTTTTAGTGCTCATTGTTAGAAGAGGTGGTGCAGGAGGTTTTACCATATGAAGATAGGGATGAGATATATAGCTTTATCTATTATAATTCTCTATCTTATTTTTATCTATACTCCGATACTAGTGAGCATACTAGGATCTTTCTCTTCCAAGAGATTTTCTATAGATCTAAGTAATCCAACTCTCGAATGGTATATGAGAGCACTCAGTAATAGAGATGTAATATCTGCTGCTGAGAATTCTATCAGACTAGCGCTCTCAGCGGCAGTAATATCTACAATGACTGGAATGATCGTTGGCTACGCGTATATCCATAGAAGGCCTAGAAGCTTTATAGAGACTTCCATATACATTCCTATAGTGATTCCAGAAGTGATAGAAGCTTTCACCCTAGCATTACTCTATATAAGGTTAGGAGTTGAGATGGGCTTCATAACAGTTCTAGCAGGTCATCTCACCTTTAATATAGCCTACGCTTTCATGGTGATAAGATCTAGGATTGAGATGATCCCTAGAGAGATCATAGATTCAGCAAGAATACTAGGTGCTGGTGACAGGATGATCCTATTAAAAATTATACTGCCTCTAACATATCCAGCCCTACTCTCAGCAATGCTACTCACGTTCGCACTCTCCTTCGACGATCTTATTAAAACTCTATTTACGAGTGGGCCTGGTTTTAAAACACTTCCCGTGCTTATATGGTCTATGGTGGGTAGAGGTGGGGTATCTCCAGAGATTAATGCTGTTAACTCTATAATACTATCAATATCTCTAGTGATCTCAGGTTTTATATCATATATCATCAGAAGAGATCTTCAGAAGATTCTCTAGCAACTTTCTCCCAAGTAAAAACCCAAGATCAGATATCATGAAGGGGTTCAGCTCTTATAGGTTTATATTGGTTGTTTTCATTGCTTCATTTCTTTCCCTTGCATAGGTCTTTGGATTGCACCACTCTTAGGGGTGTTTAGGGGTATTCTTAAATCCTCATATCTTGAGTAGTGTCATCCTTGGAGAGAGTCTTCTCATTTCTATGGTTTTCAATTCCTCACCGGGTAGCTCATCACATCTAGAGTTGTGGAGAGAGGTTGATAATGTTTTTCATATATTCTGCTTAACCAGATACAGCATTATAAGATGCGGTACACCAAGACTCCCACCCATCCACGGAAGAAAAGTCTACACACCGATCATATCAGAAGAATAGCATCAGGTAATACAAACCTGTATGAAACCTGAAACAGTTGCTAAAGGTGTTTAAGTTTAATAGCTATCACAATTAGAATCCTAAGGAAAAGCTTCTGAGGGCGTTTATAGTTGTTCATGCCGGATAAAATGAGTGAACTAAAGATCCTAGCACCAGCGGACTATGTGGAGGAGGTAGCTCTAGCACTTATTGAGAGCGGGGTTTTTCAGGTTACTTCAAAGCCTGGGAGAGGAGTTCTAGCTGAGAGATCTAGAAGAGAACTTGTTCTAATAGAAGAGGCTATAATGAGAATGGACCAGTATCTCGGTATGATCGGTGCGAGAGTTGATAAAGAACCTCATGAAAGATTGCAACCTAGGCCGGATTCTTTGAGTAGATCTCTCGAGAGTGTGAGAGAAAAGCTTAAGATCATAGATCGAGAGTTTGGGGAGTTGCTAGATAGATATCGTGAGTATGAAGCTAAGATCTCCGAGTATCAGAATCTTTTAAGCTATCTAGAGAATCTGAGAGATCTAGACGTGGATCTCTCAAGACTTATCTTAGGAGTCTTTCTCAGAATGAAGATTCTTATAATAGGAGTAGAAAGATTAGATACCTTCAGAGAAGAGATAAACAGAAGAATCCCAGCACATGCTTTTATGTGCTCTCT
This window harbors:
- the coaBC gene encoding bifunctional phosphopantothenoylcysteine decarboxylase/phosphopantothenate--cysteine ligase CoaBC, encoding MSLEHPSKDIIGKSARTLLEHSIILGVTASVSLYRSLDLARELMRRGAEVYPVVSRSAAKLISPMMWEWATGNKAYVEFGGEIGHVELARISSGMVIAPATANTIAKIAYGIADTSVTLAAQIILGVGKKLLLVPAMHEPMYRSPPLVNALKICRDLGISILPPIIEEGRAKYPDPIWVADKTEALILRGEDLKNVKILVTAGPTREHLDPVRFISNPSTGKMGVAVASEAHYRGADVMLIHGPLTIQSPPWISREEVTSADEMLKAVLKHIRRENPHAIILSAAPADYRFSRREDKKIPSEIAKIEVALEATPKIASLVRKEASESIIVGFAAETVSSEEELIEKALKKLDKYSFDFIMANIVGAPGTGFGADTDLGVLIDSSGRIIKKGFMLKREWARLILDMVRERILRKKVL
- a CDS encoding amidohydrolase family protein: MRYIIEADILLMGRELEIKRNVSIYVEDGIIGSIGLKGFSTSMDSRTIRIDLRGGIIMPPLVNSHIHMADIGFEEVGWDLDIDSLVGEPYGLKYIMLRKFEKEVPGYIARALRLSRDSGVMMLNDFREMGLKGLRQGVKAGESFNDMIYIPSYMPDPESRDSLEKEIREALSMTKWIGISSPHYYDHELLKLIDSYAREHDAWIISHVAETRDVREERDFERLRDLRRLRAVVHGIYLSFDELLELRDRGVSLIICPRSNMWFGSGEVNKNMFEIEDLRIGLGTDNAGWIKPDLWREAEVLVDVMRLKHFGFDPREVLKYATVYGGEIFGFRNYIEEGLEAALIGLKSEWLNPDRSGNIYLSIIKRGGIESIRITLFRNSLRIL
- a CDS encoding RsmB/NOP family class I SAM-dependent RNA methyltransferase; translation: MVLNISYSRIYEEFKDRVKVSDEVRKISEKYRFLPYMIARYVDMLGESETIELLESFDKKDLYKPAIVCNPMRIECSELVNRLVDQGFGLEKILWSSYAYRVIRSPRSPTLGSTHEFMKGYYYIYRDPASLIPPLLIEPREDEDILDCCAAPGGKSIYMIILKKDRGLVISNDISRERLKALRFNLDRLGLRSYVITRFDARKTHEIFREELKKILVDAPCSAEGAIMFDRSRRYRTDYETLAKLVSREIEILSSSIEALAPGGVIVYATCSIAPEENEYVVSKILEHYDKQVEVVSPVFNMWSRGLRGFLGLEFSPEVEKCVRVWPHRHSMEGYFICVLRRK
- a CDS encoding ABC transporter ATP-binding protein, whose product is MGEHLVLEDIWKYYGNNPVLSGIWLSVEKGEFFVLVGPSGSGKTTILRIIAGFEEPTRGFIVLNGEKINGKPPNKRNLGVLFQRPALFPHMNVYENIAFGLRVRRWSEERIRARVRELLELVGLDPATYERRMPHQLSGGEQQRVALARALAPDPEIILLDEPLNFLDYMLKKKAISEFKRLHRELGKTLFYITHDQWEAMSLADRIAVIYKGVIQQVGKPREIYEKPKNLFVASFIGDNNLLEGLISDNKIYIPSLHIALENIDGYENRENRKISIAIRPENIIARKCDEENTGGRGVIRGRILEKTYLGSITMLKILVGDKEIIARHEGEDVEPGDTVCLDINEEKIIVFE
- a CDS encoding ABC transporter permease; protein product: MKIGMRYIALSIIILYLIFIYTPILVSILGSFSSKRFSIDLSNPTLEWYMRALSNRDVISAAENSIRLALSAAVISTMTGMIVGYAYIHRRPRSFIETSIYIPIVIPEVIEAFTLALLYIRLGVEMGFITVLAGHLTFNIAYAFMVIRSRIEMIPREIIDSARILGAGDRMILLKIILPLTYPALLSAMLLTFALSFDDLIKTLFTSGPGFKTLPVLIWSMVGRGGVSPEINAVNSIILSISLVISGFISYIIRRDLQKIL